GCCCTGTTTTCTAGGATTATCTGGTGCCGTGGTTGCATAGGTTGGGCGACAAACCAACCCTGCATGTTCCAAATGCTCACCAGCTGCTTAATATTTCCATGTAATTGCATTATTGTTGTTAACAATGATTATAATGTGTGAAACCAATAGTTGATTGACAGGTGGAGCTTTATAGATTTGTGCTCTGCTGAAGACTAAAGAATATTGTGAATTTGTGATTGCttggcaaaaaaagaaaaaaactgtaCGTTTTAACAAACAATCCTCCAATTCATCACAACTGGTGGTGACTACAGGTACAAAATTGGTTATGAATTTCCACAATTGctacacaaaaaaataaaaaatcaccaTGGAAATTgacaagagaaagaaaaagatgaatgTTCAagcattttaaattttgatgcCTGAACATACCAACTAGCAGTATCCTTAGAGCTTGGTCTTGATGACAGGTTCCTATGTAATTGACATTTTACCTCATTTACTCAGTGCCATGATACCTAACGTGAAGCGGAGACCGATGAACAGACTGTTTATTGCTTCCAAAACTAAAAGTAGGTTGTGCAGATGCAAGTCTGGATTGCTTTGGCTTCTCCTTGATTGCTTGAATCTTTTCCAATTCCTCCACAACTTCTTTCATGGAGGGCCGGCTTTTAGGATCCGGTGCTAGGCACTTTTGAGTAATCTGTGCTGCTTGTAATGCTGCCTTGAAGGCATATTGACCTTCCATCCGCACATCCAGAATGTTTTTCAGCTTTCTTTTATGAAGGAGAAGTGGTTTAGCCCACTCTACCAGTTGTTGTTGCTCCTTAGGGCGCTTCGTATCAAGTGCTCGTAACCCTGTCAGAATTTCAAGCAACACAACTCCAAAGCCATACACATCGCTCTTCACATACAAATGACCTGTTGATTTGAGGCGTGAATGTTAGGCAGCGGATTTACTATACTAAAAGAAGATAAAGCTGGACTTCTTTTACTAATTTTATCTTAAACGCATGTTCATAACAGAATGCATTTTAAAGCTGTCTCGTTTGTCAATCCCCCTAGCCgaaacataaaatattctGGTTTCTTTGTGTTTGGTTTCCAAAATCAGACCCCTTTTTACCCTGGTAGTTGCACCCAAACTCTCAAAGTCAAAGGCTCAAGGGCTAGTAAGTATTGGTAGTGAGAAAGAGGGTTTATCAAGAATCTTATTATTAGTGGATTTTTCTAAACCATGCATCATATATGAAGTTTCCAAAaagctttcatttttgttAGAGATTCATTACCTGTTGCAATGTACTCTGGAGCAGCATAGCCATAGGTGCCCATAATCCTAGTCGAAACATGTGACTCTCCACCAGCCGGCCCCAATTTCGccaatccaaaatctgaaatttttgcATTGAAATTctgcagaaaagaaaagagtgtTTGATCAATGTTATGCGCATGTAcagaagattttttttttttttttttttttttaattttataaaaacagcGGGGCAGCTATGTTCTTACATGTTACGATTGTTCCTATCTTCTTAGGTAGATAAATAATAGAGCAGAATACATAATACTAATGAGGGGTAGAAAGGCCAAGATATAATAAGAGTACAAACCCCATCAAGCAGTATATTTGAGGCCTTGAAATCTCTGTATATGATTTGTTTTTCTGAACCGTGTAAGAAGGCTAGGCCCCGAGCTGCTCCGGTAGCTATTTTTAGCCTTCTGTCCCAAGATAGTGGTTCAATGCCCGCGCTCCCTACTCGAAATGGAAATTCTAAAGTCAACAAAATGTTGAACAAGCAAATAACTTCAATTTTTAAGTTCTCTGTTTTCACATTGATTTCATACTTCTGAAAAGATGATTCTCCAAACTTCCTTTCTGCATGAACTCATAAACAAGGAGAAGCTCCTTGTCGTCCCAACAGTATCCTAATAGCTTGACAAGGTTTGGATGAGAAAGCCTTCCTAGAAAGTTCACCTCTGACTGCATTATCAAACatggcaacaacaaaaaaacataattagtTTCAACAGAAAATGTAATTCTGAAAATATgcaggaagaagaaaatgggtTATGCAGCATGTGCCAAATTTTATAACTAGGATGGCAGTCACAAATATGGAATTAAAATCACACCACAAACTAGGATTGGAATTTAAAGGATAAATGAGTTAAAATGAACTAGATTTTTAAGCTGAATGATCTCAAGACAAAAAGTGTTTACCAGATGAAAATGAGTTGAAGTCCCAGCATGCCGTCATGCTAATGTGGTCAGCAATAGCAGaaaatttaaatacattatCAAAGCAAAGGACAGGGATTATTAAGAAAACTAGTTTCCAGTTGAACGCTATTACAAGAGTAACATGACTAATTCAATGCATGACTTGATCCTTCATGATTGTAGAATTCTTTTCCCTCATGACTTGCTCACCATCTCTTTCTCAACAGCtaactttttaatcaattggAAAAGgacatataatatttttttttgaagtggGACCCACATCTTCATCTGCTGAATTccaatgaaattgaaaaaaacagTAATAATACTAATTAAAGGCAAAGGCTTTGCCAAATCATGACAGTTCGTTTAAAAAGTTGCCGTCTTGATGAAGAAATAggataaaaaatacaaatggtCCTAATTAAAAATGCTCAATAATGCAATCAGAGTTGAAAACGGAACCTGCCACTCTTGAAAACCTTGCACGCTTTCTGGGTTCAATTTCTTGATCGCAACCATCATTCCAATGCCAACCTTAGAAGGTGCAAGTGTTTTCTCATCCACCCAACCTTTGAAAACTCTCCCAAACCCTCCCTCACCCAGCACTGCATCTGACTTGAAATTCCTAGTGGCAGCCTTCATCTCTGCAAAAGTGAAAAATCTCAAGTTGGGTGAGTCCAAAATCTGCCCATTGGTTTGCTGTGGCTCTTCCATTCTTGGGCTTGATGCCTCTGAAAATTGACTTCTTCCTGCACTGCTGCTTGTGTTTGAAAATATGTTTCTGCCGCTGCTGTGATTTCCAGATGTCCCTGAAAAACAATTGGCACAGAGTTAACAAGCATCAATCATGTATGGATTTTGATGATTAAGGAAACAACCCATGTAAGAGCATGTTAAAATATTAGGATCCAAGTATGTTGCTTGAAGAAATGAGAGAAATTTGTGAAATTTTCCATGAcccttttgaatttctttgttCAAATGTTGAAGCAAACTGTACCTGTAGTTGATGATATGTTGGTGTTAGGATGAGGATCAGGAGGAGAAGCAGGAGATGTCCAGCAAATACCCATTACTCAATCTTTGTTAACTAATTTTCTTTGGAGTGAATTGAGAACAAGATGAGTATATAAATTGCAAATGGTAGTTGTGgggaaaaaggagaagaagactGCATAAAGAGAATGGAAGTGGAATCATCTCGTTGGCTGGCCTTGGCCTTTTATATATAGTTGGGGTGTGGGACTTTCTGCTCTTGGGAGTTGCCATGAAGCCACTTGGTTGTTTCATTATTAATTTCTAAACGGGCTGACTTTGGATAGTTCTTCTGGCCATTAAAAGACCAAAACTTTCAATTCAGTTTTTAAGTGTTCAtacttgttttatttgtaaattgtaTCCTTTGTTTCCTTCCTTtagtcaactttttttttttttttttttatccaggctttttttctttttacttggTTAGCAATGGCAGGCACCAACTGTAGGCTCTGTAGCAACAGATATTTAACCGGTTTTTGAGAGTCAACGCCCTGTTATCATCGACGTTCTGTGCGTGACAGCAGAGTTTTCTACCAAGGcttgcagcagcagcaacattTTTATCATCGGCCTTTAATATATTTACAATGTTACATTGCATAGAGGTACTCACAAAACATAACctgttgaattaataatttgaaaaaaaaaaaaaaaaaacatgcattATTGAAGAATGTAAAAATACCACGTCGAAAACTTACAATATATAAGTGAGTGATTTCACTATTTAAAatcaacacttttaacaataaaatcttatctgaTAGTCTACTCATGATTATCTTTATCCGTCTCTTTTAAATTTAACATTGACTTAAATGCTCTAAATGTTTGAATATTGATGTTATGACTTAggataagaaacaaaaacagaacacCCATTCAATATTGTATCTTGTTTTACTAGATATATTGTATTAGAGTACCTAAACGTGAACTGCTATAAACCCACAAAATATCACGACAAGTTGATATTTGTCTGCTTGATTATAGGAGCAATGTCGGTCCCGCAATTGGAAATTCTGcatctattttttctttgggttcaaaattaaaattaaaacatacaATAAGTCAATAAGGTTGAATCAAGTGTTACTAGTCTTCATTCAGTAAACCAAGAAGTAAAAATTTGCTTGGTCTCCGTACATACGTGGAAGTGGCAACGTGATGTATGTATGCAGTTGACAAAATAGATGGCCACTCAACTTACAAAAGTGgctttaataaataatttttataaataaaaagaaaaagaaaaaagaaaaagaacttaTAAAAAGTGGCTTACAACAGAGCAATCCTCACTCGTAGGACATCATTGATTTTGCCCTAAGCAGGGGATGACCATGAATGAGAAAAACTTAGCTCTCACGGATTCATATAAGTTTATACATTTATTCTCTTCATCAAGTGACATATATGTACTCTTTCTATGTAAGTCTTCTTCCGGATAAATTAGGATGAACTAGTGTGACATACCTAACATGTAACATAtctagaaggaaaaaaaatattgtaacTTGAAACGTgcttaactttttttattaaatgaaattaaacGCAAATGAAAGGGAGTTGACGATTGATTGCTTTCTCTTCCACTAGCATATTGTTAGCAAGCACGCAAATCATGGTTAATTATGACATAGTCTTATGGTCTATTGGTCACTTTTAGTAGAAAATGTATCCCTTGATTCAATGAGGGATCTAATTATTCTTGCACAGgaccaaagaaaacaaaataataataaaagaatgaTTCAAGGATTTTGGTTGACGAGGATctatttttggatttgaacGTGGATTTTCcttaatatatattacaaagGATTTGTCTTTCTGAATTTCCTAAAacgtatatatatgttttgagAGACTGTTTTTCtatatgaaagaagaaaagcgaTAGAAACATCCTCGGACCTCGGTTAGCAATCTTGAACCTCAACCGAGTGAGTCAAACCCAGCCACAATTATGGCCAAGCAGCAGCCGAAAAAACATAGACAGCCGCAACTGCCACGTTTTACACATGTTAAGGTAACCAAGGCCCGAGACGTGGCAACCACACGCTTGCGCACACAGCCCCTGGGGGGGAAGAAGCTTCTTTCCAGGCAGGTTCCATCAAACATTATATATTTCTCTCCTCAGGGGAGATATTCAAGTACGACGGAGACATGTTCTTCAAATATGAATGTCATGTACGCcgtactttctttttttattttcaaggaatgaggaaaaggaaaaagagcaGAGTTTTAAGATAATCGTCAAGGGGGGATGAATGCATGTTTCGGGCTTTTCAAACAAGAAACTGAGATTTACAGTGTTTTTACATGGAACGGAAGCATACATGAAGCTACGACATGTCAAACAAGAAATTCGTTGACTCGAAGATACAATgaactaaaaaaaaactgaaatggaAATGCCATGAAACTGTGATGGAAACACAATACTAATAAATGTAAGAAACTGCAGAAAAAATCCATTGGTTTACCAAAAAGTAAATATCAGAAACTAAAGAAGAGAGGTTCAAGGCCTTGAACACCAATGCAAGAATTTCAAAAGTGATGTTTTTACCATTTGGAAATGAGTTCAAAAGCTCTCCTAATATTTATACAGATGTTCTAATTGTCAGAGTTCGATAGGCCCTGGCTTCTGAGAAGTCTAGCTCTATGCCTTCTCTTGAAAACATCTTGCCTGAACTTCTTGGTCTCGGTCTTCATCTCCAAGAAGGGTTTCCTCTctatactttctttttcattctcCAACATCCTTTGCCTCTTTGCAACAGCCAAGGCTGCAGCCTGGTTTTCCTGCTGTTGTATCTCTGTCTCTTCCTGCACATTCATATCCATAAACAACTGTGCACGGATAATAGGTGTCCATATATGCACGTCTGTGCGCTTGTATTTGCTAATATGTCAAATGTGCATATTAAGGACTTCATTCATTACACACATAATCTTTCATCTTTTTAATGTTGGTGAATTTGTTGGCActcattttttctttggatTTGGGAGATTGATAGTGCCACTAAGTAAAAGCATGTCAATAATCACTCAAAATAAAAGTGAGTAAAACATATCAGGAAGGGTAAATGAGGTCCGACCTGAAGATCACGAATGAGACCATCAAGCGATTTAATTTTCCTATGTGGCCACCGAGGAATACCAAATTCTCTACATTTCTTTTTAAGTACTGTAAGTCCAACATTCAGATTTCTCGAAGCTTCCACAATTGGGAGATCAAAATACTTGGCCAGATCTGATAAAGCGATATTCGCTACATGTTCACTTGGtgcccttttcttcttcttctccataatACCTGCAACCTTGCACCTAACCTATGAgatatcaaatttaaataacgAGCAGAACATTTTTTCAAGACaaaatattattgaatatCAATTTCTATGAAAGATCCAGTCTTTTACTACCTCATATATTAGCAAATGTTAGTCAgatttaaaataaacatatcACTTGTTAGTTGCTTCAGTTTATGGAAATGAATGAAACTTTTAAGTTCTAGCATTCTAAAGTAAGCTTCTGCTGAGACAAACTCTAGATTCAGCTCCATATTACTGCAATGCCATAGAAGAAAATACTGAAGAATGCATAGAAATTTGTTTGGTGTCTTctcacatatttttttaagttcaACTCGTGCGGCAATAGAGATAGAAAACAATGGCAACTAACCTGGTAAACTTCTTCCAATTTCTTGATTCTCAGACGATTCGGACATTGGGACTGGACATGGAAGACTGTTAAGATCCAGATCAAGTATGGGCGAACTTCTTATTAGTTGATGGTTATTGTCATTACTCCCTTGGCATGTTTCCTCCCCTGACCTTTGCAATGGTTTTTTGTTGCTCAACTCGAAAATCATCTGAAGATCATTAGCCAAAGCTGGAATCGACTTCAACTTCAGATTTCTGATCAATTGGGAGGAAAGATTGTTAGAATTATGAACAAAACTAtagagaaaacaaagaaatttgaaatgaTCAAAACTTTCGATAGAGGTGGGGTGGGGTAGCTGGAGCTGGGGTTGAGATTAGGTCTAGAGCAAATAAGGGTAATATCTTCAGCAACCAATTAAATGTGATGAATTGTTTTGCAGAGGAATGTTAGAAATGGAAAATACTTTCCATAAAAGTGTTTTTATGTCCTATGCTAATTGAGCAAGTTATTCTGTTAAAATCCAGGAATTTTCTCCTTTTAGgtgaatttaaatatatactaTCTATGTTAAACTGCTATGAAAACCTCAGGGGATCCACATCAAACTCTACAACACTCCTCATTTAAGTTTGAAAGAGCATAAATCATCATGAGCAAGTTGCAACACTAATAAAGTGGCCCACTTGGCCATGCTCCAATCTTTGCAAGCCAATCCAGGAAATTCTTACATACAATGGCCTAGTGTGAAGAGCACTTGACCCCTCCTCATAATAACTGGTCACGTAACCAACACGTGTGAATGTGCCCGGTATACAGCACGTAAGGGGTGAGGGTGAAGGCGTGAAAGGGCGTTTTATACACCCATTCCATGTAAGAATTTCTCGTACACTAAAACCTTATATAAAGGGTATCTTTACTCTTTTGTCTGTACCTACTTAACTAGGATTGGGAATGCCTGGAAAGGAAGATAAAGCTGCACATAACAAAGATATTCGAAGAAACTGCCGATTGTCACCATGGAGAAACCATAAATTTCTTATCCAACCATCTCTCTACTTTGCAGGCCCAAACATGAAGTTAGTCATTCGAAAATATACGTACAGAAAGAAAATCATTAACCACTTTATTACAAAGTTTAACAATGCAAAGCATAGACAATGACACaccccaaaccaaaataaaagcaaacaaatttaagaaagcaaaaacagagaaacaaCATCAGAATTTATTTGTTAGACTGAATTGGGTACCTGGAGACTGAAAGTATGGAAGGAATGCATGTAAAATTAGGAGGACAATTG
Above is a genomic segment from Prunus dulcis chromosome 7, ALMONDv2, whole genome shotgun sequence containing:
- the LOC117634685 gene encoding protein RKD5 gives rise to the protein MDSSDCEPHLLRSLLVFKNTINQELIRSLHVYRLDEGKENEVEREFVLSASEPYVELPADPLLRLMKFPVSQVHEGHVNGCWVCIFAFQANCPPNFTCIPSILSVSRNLKLKSIPALANDLQMIFELSNKKPLQRSGEETCQGSNDNNHQLIRSSPILDLDLNSLPCPVPMSESSENQEIGRSLPGIMEKKKKRAPSEHVANIALSDLAKYFDLPIVEASRNLNVGLTVLKKKCREFGIPRWPHRKIKSLDGLIRDLQEETEIQQQENQAAALAVAKRQRMLENEKESIERKPFLEMKTETKKFRQDVFKRRHRARLLRSQGLSNSDN
- the LOC117634751 gene encoding probable serine/threonine-protein kinase PIX13, with product MGICWTSPASPPDPHPNTNISSTTGTSGNHSSGRNIFSNTSSSAGRSQFSEASSPRMEEPQQTNGQILDSPNLRFFTFAEMKAATRNFKSDAVLGEGGFGRVFKGWVDEKTLAPSKVGIGMMVAIKKLNPESVQGFQEWQSEVNFLGRLSHPNLVKLLGYCWDDKELLLVYEFMQKGSLENHLFRRSAGIEPLSWDRRLKIATGAARGLAFLHGSEKQIIYRDFKASNILLDGNFNAKISDFGLAKLGPAGGESHVSTRIMGTYGYAAPEYIATGHLYVKSDVYGFGVVLLEILTGLRALDTKRPKEQQQLVEWAKPLLLHKRKLKNILDVRMEGQYAFKAALQAAQITQKCLAPDPKSRPSMKEVVEELEKIQAIKEKPKQSRLASAQPTFSFGSNKQSVHRSPLHVRYHGTE